One genomic segment of Hordeum vulgare subsp. vulgare chromosome 2H, MorexV3_pseudomolecules_assembly, whole genome shotgun sequence includes these proteins:
- the LOC123429965 gene encoding 50S ribosomal protein HLP, mitochondrial-like produces MMGSLGNNLYGGATSSIETVARPSRSDAVCQQIRTFIQMRTYLKVVDNSGANRVMCIQSLRGKKGERLGDMIIGSVKEAQPRGKVKKGGVVYGVVVRAAMKKGRNDSNEVQFDDNAIVIVNNKGELIGTRVFGPVPHDLRKKKHLKILALAEHIV; encoded by the exons ATGATGGGAAGCCTTGGAAACAATCTGTACGGGGGCGCTACCTCGTCTATTGAAACGGTGGCAAGACCATCTCGTTCTGATGCTGTCTGCCAG CAAATCAGAACATTCATCCAGATGAGAACATACCTCAAGGTGGTGGACAACTCCGGAGCCAACCGTGTTATGTGCATACAATCCCTTAGGGGGAAGAAAGGAGAGAGGCTCGGGGACATGATCATCGGTTCTGTCAAGGAAGCGCAGCCTCGCGGCAAGGTCAAGAAAGGAGGCGTGGTCTATGGGGTGGTCGTCCGTGCTGCCATGAAGAAGGGGCGCAATGACAGCAACGAGGTCCAGTTCGACGATAATGCGATCGTCATCGTGAACAACAAGGGCGAGCTGATTGGCACCCGCGTCTTTGGTCCGGTCCCCCACGATCTCAGGAAGAAGAAGCATCTCAAGATCCTGGCACTTGCCGAGCACAtagtttga